TGCTATTCTTGTGATAGCTTCTGTGTTAAGATCATCCATATGGGTTTTTAATACTTTAGAATAGGCTTCTACTAGGCGATTGGTTTCAATCAATCCTGTCATTTCATAAACCACATTAATATTGCTTTTTTCTAAATAGCCTTGTCTAACGGCTCCGCTTCTTTCTAAAACTTCCATTTCATTCATTCTCTCATTTGGGTATTTGTAGAGATTATCTCCGATTTTTTGAAGGAATTTTGGATTTTCAAAAGAAACCACAGCAATATTGGCAGTTAAGATAGTCTCATTTAATTCTTCATTATTTAAGGAGCGATTGTAAAGATTCCCATCTTTATCAACTTCAATTTGAAATCCATCAATAATTTCAATATATTGTGGGGATTCGATATATTCTCGTGGTAAAACAGCATAGCCTTCTTTATTGACTAGTCGTCCTTCTTGATTTAAAACAAAAGAACCATCGCGGGTGAATCTTATTCCTTCGGGAGTTTCAATCATAAAATAAGCATTTTCTCTGCTTAGTGCAAAATCAAAAGTGTTATCTGTTTGTGTGATACCACCTACGCTTCTATCGGTAAATTCCTCTACAATTTGTGGAACACGATTTAAGGATCGATTGTAAAATTTCGCCGCATCTTTGGTTTGATCTTTGATGGGCAAAAACTCTTTGTGTTGCTCATAAAGTCGCATAAAATCTCCAATCACAACATCATCCCGCTTAAATCCTGTTGTATTGGCATTTGCGATATTATTAGCAATGACATCTAGGCGGTTAATTTGCGTTACCATTCCACCTACTGAACTATAATAGCCACCTTGCATTTTATTCCTTTTTAGCAATCTTTATGCTAAAAAAGCAAAAGGTGTTCCATTATTTAAAGGCTAAGTAAAATTCGGAGTTATTTAAGGTATTTAAAAGAATCCTTTGCATTTTGGCAATCTAATTCGACTTTGCAGATTTTGATTCCGTATTCTTGAAATACTTTTGCAGTGTTTTTGCAAGCTTTTTTAACTAAAACTGCTTGGCAATCTTTGATAATCTCCCCTAACACATTATGTTCGAGCTTGTGTGCTATTTGCTCTTCTTGGCTCATTTCTTCATCTTTATGTGAGCAACCTTCACTAGCTTGGATATTTCCGCGTGGGTTTTTTCGCAAGTCTAATAAATCAAAATGTTTAAACATTCCATTTCCCTTTTGCTCAAAAACTGCAAAAAATGGAGTATGTCCGGTATTTCCAAAAATTTTTAAATCTTCATCATAAACAGGTATTGCTATTTTCATTCTTTATCCTTTGTTAATTTTTTGTTTCATCAAGTAAATCAAATAAATTTTGTTCTTTTTCTTTAGCGCTAAATCGCTCTTCAAATTCTTCAAGATTAACGCCAAATACTAGAGCAAAATTATATTTTTGCATTAAAACCAAAGAGAAAAGTTCTTCTTTGGTTTCATAAGTTTTAACTTCTGCATAAGGCGTAAAAAGTTCTTGGTAAATTTTTGGAATAAAAAGCATTAACTTTGCCCATTTGGCATACATACTAAAATATGCTAAAAATTGCTCATAAAGATGAATTTCCACGCAAGTTAGCACTACTTTATTGGTGGCACCAGGTTTTGAGATGAAACCTCTTTCATCCAAATATAAAGGTTTAAAACTTGAAATTCCTTCTAATTTTTCTAAATCTACATTAAGAAAATGTTCTTCTGCAAATTTTATCACTCTTGCCAAAGGTTGAATAAATAGTTTTGGCAAAGGTAGGGAATAATCTGTGGATTGATAAAATATTTTGATTCCAAAGAGTGAAAAGGAATTTGTGGCAAAAGGCAATGATTCATCGGGTATTTTTTGAGTATCAAGAGCTTTGATTTCTTGTTGAAATTGTGGTAGCTTTTCAAATTTTATTTTGTCTTGATTATGGTAGAGAATATATGCAAATTCTCCATTCTCTAGCACAAAGGCAATGAGTTCTACTAAAGAGCCTTCACAATAAGCAAAATTTTTTTTAGGGATTAAAATCTGATGGCTTAATTCATATTCTTCATTGTTTAATGAATATAAAATTTTGTTGTTGATAATTAAATAATGCCTTAAGATTCGTAGAAGTGATTCTTCTAAATTTTCTACACTAATCCAAGCGACTTCTGAATCCTCCATTGCGATTTCACCGCTAAAGAGAATCCCAAAAGCACCTAGATTAATAGCTTTTTGAATATCTTTTGGATCTTTGACAACAAATAAATCTCCCTTTTTGATTTTTTCCACATCGTCGCAGATTTGATTAAAAAATGAAATGCTAGGTTGATTTAAAAGTGTTCCAAATGCAACTTCAACAATTTCATTAACGCTAATTTGGACTCCTTTTTTCTTCACGACAATCCTTTAACTAATTTGGGTTCCATTTTCTCTAGGGTTTTGTGGCATAATAAAGGATAATCCCTCACTATCTTTAGCGGCTAAAATCATTCCCTCACTAATTTCCCCCATTAATTTAGCGGGTTTTAAATTCGCTAAGACACAGACTTGTTTGCCTATTAAATCCTGTGGTGCATAATAGGCTTTAATACCTGCTAAGATTTGCCTTGTGCGACTTTCTCCTAAATCCACTTTTAATTTTAAAAGTTTTTCGCTTTTTGGTAAAGCTTCTGCTTCTATGATTGTTCCTATTTTGATTTCTATTTTTGCAAAATCTTCTTTTGAGATGGGATTTTCTATTGTTAAGGCTTTTAGAGTTTCTTTTGAAGTTTGTTTGTTATTGGTTTTGAGATTTGTTTCTTTTGTTTCTATAGGAGTTTCTTCAATCTTTGGAAAAAGTGCTGGAATAGGGTTTAGAGAGACTTGACTTAAGATTTTGTCATCTAAGATAAAATTTAAGTAGTTTTGCGCACTAGCTTCAAGCCCAAAAACACTTAAAATTTTCTTTGCAGAATCAGGCATACAGGGATATAAACACAATGCACCTTTGATTAATAAATTAGCAATAAACACCAAAAGCTCTGCTACTTCTTGCTCTTTTTGTTCTTTAATAAGTTTCCACGGCTCTTTTTTAGCAATGATTCCATTACCTAGACTAAAAATCTTCCATAGTTCCTCTAAATAGCGATGAATTTGCACTTCATTCATAAAGTTTTTAAGGCTTCCTAAGATCGTTTTTATTGTTGTGGATTCTGCTTCAAAGGATTGTTTATAGCTTTTTAAATCAACTTGTAAAGAATTGTTAAAATATTTTGCCCCCATTCCTAAAAGACGATTTAAAAGATTACCTAAATCATTCCCTAAATCTGCATTGAATCTTTCGATTAAGGCTTTTTGTGAGAAATCTCCATCTTGTCCAAAAGGCACTTCACGCAATACAAAATATCTAAAACAATCTATACCATAAAGATCAACAACTTCTTTTGGATTGACGACATTGCCGATGCTTTTGCTCATTTTTGCGCCCTCTTTAGTCCACCAACCATGTGCAGCAATATGCTTTGGTAAAGGCAATTCTAGGCTCATTAAAAATGCTGGCCAATACACCGCGTGGAATCGTAAAATATCCTTGCCAACAAGATGATAATTTGCTGGCCAAAATTCCATTTTATTTTCTTTAGAGTTTTCATAGCCTAAGGCACTAAGATAATTAACTAATGCATCAAGCCATACATACATAACAAATTTAGAATCATTGCTTTCAATTTCACTGGGTAGTTTAATGCCCCAATCAAAGCTAGTTCGAGTGATTGACAAATCTTCTAAACCTTCTTTGATGAAATTAATGACTTCATTGCGACGCATTCTTGGCAAAATACAATCAGGATTGGATTCAATCCATTGTAATAATCTATCTTCATAAGCACTTAATTTGAAAAAATAGCTTTCTTCTTTTAAGAGATTTGTTTCCTTGCCACAATCAGGACAATTTTTGTGATTGATGAGTTGAGATTTTGCAAAAAATGATTCACAAGAGATGCAATAATTTCCTTCGTATTCGCCTTTGTAAATATCTCCTTTTTTAAACATTTTGGAGAATACATTTCTCACGCTCTCTTTGTGGTAAGAATCTGTTGTGCGAATAAACGCATCATAGCTAATACCAAAACTATCCCAAAGATTCTTAAATTTTGCAGAAATTTCATCCACATATTCTTTAGGATTTTTATTATTTTTTTCTGCAGATTGTTGAATTTTTTGTCCGTGTTCATCCGTGCCTGTTAGAAACCAAACTTCTTCATTTTGTATTCTATGGTATCGTGCTAAGGTATCAGCGATAATCGTTGTGTAAGCATGTCCGATATGAGGGACATCATTAACATAATAAATTGGGGTTGTTATATAAAATTTAGAATTCAAAATTTCCTCCATTTCCTTTGTTCATACTTAAATAGACTGCATTAACATAGCGATTTCTTATAGCACAATTTAAAACTTTTTGGCAGAGTAAGCAACTTGAAAAATTTTGCTCCCTTTGGCATTCTTGTAATATTTTAGTGTTTTCTTGAAGGTTTAAGATTACCATTTGTTCAAAATTTTCTTTTTTTTCACATCTTGGCGCTTCTCTGCAAAATTCGCAACTAGAAATATTGTGCCGAGTTTGGCATTCTTTTAAATCTCTTAGTGCTATTTCTGCATTTTCAATAACTTCTGACAAAGTCTATCTCCTCTTTGCTTCCTAAAAAACAAGGTGTTGTGTCGTGCAAGTGTTTTGGAGTGAGTGTTAAAAGATCATTTTTTCCATCAATAGCTTCTCCACCTGCACTTTTAAAAATAAAAGCAAAAGGAAAAACTTCAAAAAGCATTCGCAATTTTCCTTTGGGTGAATCTTGGGTGCTTGGATAGGAAAATAACCCACCTCCTTTGATTAAAATGTGATGTAAATCTGGCACCATTCCGCCACTATATCGTAAGCGATAGCCTTGATTAAAGAGCGATTCTATTTTAGCTTTGTGTTCTTTGCTCCAATATTTTTGAGTTCCACCTGTGGCATTGAGTTTGCCTTTTTCTTTGAGTTTTAGAATCTTTTGCAGTTCAAAATCTTTGCCATTAAAGATATAATAATCCACGCCTTCTTTAAGTGCGGAAGCAAATCCAATCCCCACTACCATTCCATAGACAACATAGGCAGCAGCGATTAAATTTTGTGGTAAAAAATCTCCCTTGTAGATTCCAACAATACTACCAACGCTTAAATTTGCTCCCATTAGTGAAGATCCATCTAGCGGATCATAGGCAATGCTATAAATGCCCTCATCGTGAAATTTTACTGCTTCTTCTTGTTCTTCGCTGCATATTTGTTTGATAATTTTTAAATCTTTTAGAGAATCTTGGAAAATCTTATCGGCTAATACATCAGCTTGCAGTTGTAAATCGCCTGTTTTATTTGTGGTTTGTGTGTATTCACCCATACTTTCTTTAAGCACCTCATACACTTTTAATGAGGCATTTTTTATGATTGCAAAAATACTTTCTAAATCTTGCTGCAATTGTTTTTGCATTCTAAAACTCCAAAATAATAATGCTCCATTATATCTAAAAATATGTTTTTTGTGGCTTATTGATCGGCATTTTAGAAAGATATTTCTACTTTTTTGCTAAAATTACTTATTTTTAAACAAAGGTAAATTATGTTAGTAGCTCCAAGCATTCTTTCTGCAGATTTTGGTAAACTTAATGAAGAGATAAAAGCGATTTGTGAGGCGGGTTGTGATCTTATACATATTGATGTTATGGATGGGCATTTTGTCCCTAATCTTACAATGGGACCAATGATTGTGAGTTCGGTTGCAAAAATTGCGACCAAGCCACTTGACATTCATTTGATGGTTCAAAATAATAGTTTTTTTGTTGATCTCTTTGCTCCTTTAAAGCCAAAATATCTTTCTTTTCACATTGAAGAAGAAAAACACGCTAATCGCCTTGTCCAAAAAATACGCGATTATGGGATTTCTCCTGCGATTGTTCTTAATCCACATACGACTTTAGAAAGTATTGATTATTTATTAGAATATGTGGATATGGTTTTGCTTATGAGTGTGAATCCTGGCTTTGGTGGGCAAAAATTCATTCCAAATATTTTAGAAAAAATCAAATATTTAAAAGACAAAATTGAGCTTAGGAATCCTCGTTGTCTTATTGAAGTTGATGGTGGAGTAAGTGATAAAAATATTATGGAGCTAAAAGAGAGTGGTGTAGATATTGTTGTTGCAGGAAGCTATGTTTTTAATGGTAATTATAAAGAAAGAATCAATTCACTTAAATAAACCCCAAAAATTGGGGCTAAGATCTTTGCTTAAAAGCTAGGGAGAATCGCACCTTTGTATTTTTCGAGGATGAAATCTCTAATTTCTTGACTTTGGAGTGCTTGGACTAGCTTTTGAATAGCGGCATCCTTTTCTCTACCTGCTTTGACTACGACAATATTTGCAAAAGGTGATTCTTTTGATTCTAGGGCAATAGCATTATCAAGCGGATTTAATCCAGCTAAAAGTGCAAAATTTGTGTTAATAACTGAAATAGTAACATCATTCAAAGCTCTAGCAAGTTGAGGTGCATCCATTTCTTTAAAATTTAATTTTTTGGGATTTTCTACAATGTCTTGCACAGAAACAAGCTCCACTCCCTCTTTGAGTTTAATAACTCCATTAGCTTCTAAAACTCTCAATGCTCTAGCACCATTTGAAGGATCATTAGGTAAAGAAACCAAATCACCCTCTTTTAATTCATCAAGACTCTTGATTTTATTAGAATACACACCCATTGGTTCTAAATGGATATTAGCAATGCTTACTAAATTGGTTCCTCTTTCTTTGTTAAATGAATCAAGATAAGGTTTGTGTTGAAAGAAATTTGCATCTAATGAACCATCATTGAGTGATAAATTAGGAGTTACATAATCAGTGAATTCTTTGATTTCTAAAATTACCCCTTCATTTTTTAGCATAGGTGCTACTTCTTGTAAAATCACTGCGTGTGGTTCAGGAGTAGCTCCCACTATTAATTTTGTTTCAGTTGTTTGTGTTGCTGTCTTTTCTTTAGAATCTCCACAACCACTAAAAGCTAGTATGCCTACAAGCCCAAAGATACTCAAGACTTTTTTAAACATTTTTCACCTTTCCTTTGTATTAAAAATTAGTGTTTTAATTTTTTATACAGAAAATCCCCAAAACTTTGAATAATCTGCACAAGAAGAATTAAAATCACAACGGTATATACCATAATATCGCTTTGGAATCTATAATATCCGTATTTTATTGCAATATCTCCAAGTCCTCCTCCTCCAACAGCACCAGCCATTGCACTAAACCCAATCACAAGAATCAAGGCTAGAGTGATTCCAGAGACGATACTAGGTAAGGCTTCAATGAGCATAATTCTAAAAATAATTTGAAAATGACTTGCTCCAAAACTTTGTGCCGCTTCTATGACATCTTTATCCACTTCTTTGAGTGCTCCCTCAATAATACGCACAATAAAAGGAGCTGCACCAATACTAAGTGGCACAATAGCTGCAGTTGCACCAATACTTTTGCCAAGAATCCATTGTGTGAAAGGAAATAAAACAACCATTAAAATCAAAAAAGGAAAAGAACGCAAGGTGTTAGTAATGGTATCTAAGAAGCGATAAATGATTACATTTGGCTTCAAGCCATTAGGGCTGCATAAAACTAATAAGATTGCCGGAATTACTGCTAAGGCAGTCGCAATTGTTGTTGCGATGATACTCATATATAGGGTATCTAAAGTTGCTTCTAAAAGTAATTTAAGTAATTTTATATCCATTTATTCTACTCCACAATTTCCCAACGCGTCCCACTTTGGGTTAAAAATGCACAAACTTGCTCTAAAAATTCTTGTTTAATATTAATTACAAGCACTCCTAAAGCAATTCCTCCAAAAGATTCTAAATTTCCCCATACGATATTAAAATCCACTTGCAACTCTCTAGCCATTTGCGTGATAATTGGGTTTTGTGCCACTTCTTTGGGGAAATAGATTCGGATATTAATACCATTTTGGGGTAGAATTTCATTTTCTCCTAAAAATTCCCGCATTTTTTTATCAGGCTCTAAAAAGAGGGATTCAATAGGACCGCTTTTGATAATCTCTCCATTTTCCATAAAAGCTGCTTCTTGACAGATTTTTTTTACCACTTCCATTTCGTGGGTTACTAGCACGATGGTTACTTTAATTTCTTGATTGATTTGCGATAAAAGCTCTAAAATGGAATTTGTTGTAGAGGGATCTAATGCACTAGTGGCTTCATCGCTTAAAAGCAAATCAGGATTCATCACCAAAGCCCTTGCAATAGCCACTCTTTGTTTTTGTCCGCCACTTAGTTGGCTTGGATAAAATTTCATTTTGTCTTGCAAGCCTACTAATTCCACTAGTTTTTCAACGCGATTTTTATTAATGTGTTCTCCCCAACACTCCAAAGGTAAAATAATGTTCTCATAGACATTTTTGCGTGTCATTAAGGAAAAGTTTTGAAAAATCATTCCAACCTTTTTTCTAAAATGTCTTAATTTCTTAGAATCTAAGTGATTAATCTCTACTTCCCCAATTTTAATGCTTCCGTGATTGATGGATTCTAGTCCATTAAAAGTCCTAAGTAAGGTGCTTTTTCCTGCACCACTATGCCCTACAAGTCCAAAAATTGATCCTTTTTTAATGTCTAAGTGAATGTTTTTTAAGACTTCTAATTTTCCGTAATTTTTGTATAATTCTCTAACTTTTATAAAATCCATTAAAACCCTTGAATTGCTACATAATTATGCAATTTTATCAAATTTTTCTATACTTAAAAATCAAGTAATTCATAAGAAGGTTTGTTACCTTCTAAAATGCTATGAAAATGCAAGACTTTACACGAATTTTCTAAAATCGCCATTAATTTTGAGAGATATTGCAAGTCTCGATGATACACATACACTCCATAGCCTTTGATAACCATAATTTTTTTATCATTTTCTTTGAAATAGCGATTGATTTCAACATCTGCTCTTTCATACCAATTATCATAATCTTTTGGATCATACACCTCTAGAGTGCCTAGAATCTTATAACCAAAATAATCTTTTGGAGTGATTTTGTTATTTGAGAGTGTATAGGCTATTGTAAAGGGGGGCATTCCATAGGCAATATATTTGGCATTAGGAATATTTTGATAAAGTAGAGAATGAATAAAGGCGTCCATACTAGCTTCTTGCCAACGATAATCTTGTTTGTGATAAAGAGTAATGAGTGATTCTTCATTTAAATCATCAAAAATCGCATCTTTTTTGTTGATAAGGAAATGCCCTTCTTCGAGTTTTGTTGAAATAGAACCATGAAAGATTCCAAAGAAATTTTTTCTAAACATTGCTAAAGAGATAGTTTTTAAATCTTGAAATATTTTCTCCATTTTAGTTTTCCTCTAAAGATGCGTTAATTTTGGCAATAAAATCAATTGGATCAACCTGTGCTCCTCGCACCAAAATTCCAAAATGCAAATGCGGTCCGCTTACTCTACCAGTATTGCCACTTAATGCAATGAGTTCTCCTTGTTTTACTCTAGTGCCTTCCTTGACTTTGATTTCACTGCAATGATAATACATACTAAAAATCCCTTCCCCATGGTCAATTACTACAGATTTTCCTGCTAAAAATCGATCTTTTGCAATCACGACTTTGCCACTATTACTTGCATAAATTGGTGTTCCAATAGCAGCTCTAAAATCTGTTCCGCTATGATAGCTTTTTACTTCTTGGTTAAATACTCTTGCATTGCCAAATTCACTAGTAATTTTACTTTTCATAGGATAAATAAAAGGCTTATCCCAATAATACCCTTTTGTATAAGTTTGGTAGATTTTACTTGCCTCATCTCTTTCTTGCTTGATTCTTAGGATTTGGCTTAGCCTTAGCAGAATCTACGCTAATTTGCTCACTTTTATAATCCCCTTTAATAATTTGCAAAACATTATCGCTTCCAAGCTTAATAGTTTGCTCTTTTGTATAATAAGGCACAGCTAAAAATAAGATTTTTTTGCTATCATCTTTTGGATGTGGAATCCACAAATACTCCCTTTTATCTAGAATGATACTTTTGGGATTTGGTGATTTACTCTCTAAAATAAGGGTTTTGCCATTTTCAATAGTAAATTCCTTAGCAAATCCGGTAAATCCCCCCAAAACACACAGCAACAATATGATTATTTTTTTCATTCCAAAAATCCCTTTTTAAAAATCATTCCAAATAAAATATTTTAGAAAATTAGCAAAGCTTTACTTATAAAATCCTTGATACCCAAAAAAGCTAAATTGC
This portion of the Helicobacter canadensis MIT 98-5491 genome encodes:
- a CDS encoding methionine ABC transporter ATP-binding protein, with translation MDFIKVRELYKNYGKLEVLKNIHLDIKKGSIFGLVGHSGAGKSTLLRTFNGLESINHGSIKIGEVEINHLDSKKLRHFRKKVGMIFQNFSLMTRKNVYENIILPLECWGEHINKNRVEKLVELVGLQDKMKFYPSQLSGGQKQRVAIARALVMNPDLLLSDEATSALDPSTTNSILELLSQINQEIKVTIVLVTHEMEVVKKICQEAAFMENGEIIKSGPIESLFLEPDKKMREFLGENEILPQNGINIRIYFPKEVAQNPIITQMARELQVDFNIVWGNLESFGGIALGVLVINIKQEFLEQVCAFLTQSGTRWEIVE
- a CDS encoding NifB/NifX family molybdenum-iron cluster-binding protein; the encoded protein is MKIAIPVYDEDLKIFGNTGHTPFFAVFEQKGNGMFKHFDLLDLRKNPRGNIQASEGCSHKDEEMSQEEQIAHKLEHNVLGEIIKDCQAVLVKKACKNTAKVFQEYGIKICKVELDCQNAKDSFKYLK
- a CDS encoding flagellar hook-basal body protein, with amino-acid sequence MQGGYYSSVGGMVTQINRLDVIANNIANANTTGFKRDDVVIGDFMRLYEQHKEFLPIKDQTKDAAKFYNRSLNRVPQIVEEFTDRSVGGITQTDNTFDFALSRENAYFMIETPEGIRFTRDGSFVLNQEGRLVNKEGYAVLPREYIESPQYIEIIDGFQIEVDKDGNLYNRSLNNEELNETILTANIAVVSFENPKFLQKIGDNLYKYPNERMNEMEVLERSGAVRQGYLEKSNINVVYEMTGLIETNRLVEAYSKVLKTHMDDLNTEAITRIAAKA
- the rpe gene encoding ribulose-phosphate 3-epimerase, producing MLVAPSILSADFGKLNEEIKAICEAGCDLIHIDVMDGHFVPNLTMGPMIVSSVAKIATKPLDIHLMVQNNSFFVDLFAPLKPKYLSFHIEEEKHANRLVQKIRDYGISPAIVLNPHTTLESIDYLLEYVDMVLLMSVNPGFGGQKFIPNILEKIKYLKDKIELRNPRCLIEVDGGVSDKNIMELKESGVDIVVAGSYVFNGNYKERINSLK
- the metG gene encoding methionine--tRNA ligase is translated as MEEILNSKFYITTPIYYVNDVPHIGHAYTTIIADTLARYHRIQNEEVWFLTGTDEHGQKIQQSAEKNNKNPKEYVDEISAKFKNLWDSFGISYDAFIRTTDSYHKESVRNVFSKMFKKGDIYKGEYEGNYCISCESFFAKSQLINHKNCPDCGKETNLLKEESYFFKLSAYEDRLLQWIESNPDCILPRMRRNEVINFIKEGLEDLSITRTSFDWGIKLPSEIESNDSKFVMYVWLDALVNYLSALGYENSKENKMEFWPANYHLVGKDILRFHAVYWPAFLMSLELPLPKHIAAHGWWTKEGAKMSKSIGNVVNPKEVVDLYGIDCFRYFVLREVPFGQDGDFSQKALIERFNADLGNDLGNLLNRLLGMGAKYFNNSLQVDLKSYKQSFEAESTTIKTILGSLKNFMNEVQIHRYLEELWKIFSLGNGIIAKKEPWKLIKEQKEQEVAELLVFIANLLIKGALCLYPCMPDSAKKILSVFGLEASAQNYLNFILDDKILSQVSLNPIPALFPKIEETPIETKETNLKTNNKQTSKETLKALTIENPISKEDFAKIEIKIGTIIEAEALPKSEKLLKLKVDLGESRTRQILAGIKAYYAPQDLIGKQVCVLANLKPAKLMGEISEGMILAAKDSEGLSFIMPQNPRENGTQIS
- a CDS encoding class 1 fructose-bisphosphatase produces the protein MQKQLQQDLESIFAIIKNASLKVYEVLKESMGEYTQTTNKTGDLQLQADVLADKIFQDSLKDLKIIKQICSEEQEEAVKFHDEGIYSIAYDPLDGSSLMGANLSVGSIVGIYKGDFLPQNLIAAAYVVYGMVVGIGFASALKEGVDYYIFNGKDFELQKILKLKEKGKLNATGGTQKYWSKEHKAKIESLFNQGYRLRYSGGMVPDLHHILIKGGGLFSYPSTQDSPKGKLRMLFEVFPFAFIFKSAGGEAIDGKNDLLTLTPKHLHDTTPCFLGSKEEIDFVRSY
- a CDS encoding class II aldolase and adducin N-terminal domain-containing protein, giving the protein MEKIFQDLKTISLAMFRKNFFGIFHGSISTKLEEGHFLINKKDAIFDDLNEESLITLYHKQDYRWQEASMDAFIHSLLYQNIPNAKYIAYGMPPFTIAYTLSNNKITPKDYFGYKILGTLEVYDPKDYDNWYERADVEINRYFKENDKKIMVIKGYGVYVYHRDLQYLSKLMAILENSCKVLHFHSILEGNKPSYELLDF
- a CDS encoding methionine ABC transporter permease produces the protein MDIKLLKLLLEATLDTLYMSIIATTIATALAVIPAILLVLCSPNGLKPNVIIYRFLDTITNTLRSFPFLILMVVLFPFTQWILGKSIGATAAIVPLSIGAAPFIVRIIEGALKEVDKDVIEAAQSFGASHFQIIFRIMLIEALPSIVSGITLALILVIGFSAMAGAVGGGGLGDIAIKYGYYRFQSDIMVYTVVILILLVQIIQSFGDFLYKKLKH
- a CDS encoding MetQ/NlpA family ABC transporter substrate-binding protein, with translation MFKKVLSIFGLVGILAFSGCGDSKEKTATQTTETKLIVGATPEPHAVILQEVAPMLKNEGVILEIKEFTDYVTPNLSLNDGSLDANFFQHKPYLDSFNKERGTNLVSIANIHLEPMGVYSNKIKSLDELKEGDLVSLPNDPSNGARALRVLEANGVIKLKEGVELVSVQDIVENPKKLNFKEMDAPQLARALNDVTISVINTNFALLAGLNPLDNAIALESKESPFANIVVVKAGREKDAAIQKLVQALQSQEIRDFILEKYKGAILPSF